From the genome of Streptomyces sp. V1I1, one region includes:
- a CDS encoding ABC transporter ATP-binding protein, producing MIATESLSKRFPRVTALDRLSLDIGPGVTGLVGANGAGKSTLIKILLGLSPATEGRAAVLGLDVATSGAAIREQVGYMPEHDCLPPDVSATEFVVHMARMSGLPPTAARERTADTLRHVGLYEERYRPIGGYSTGMKQRVKLAQALVHDPKLVLLDEPTNGLDPVGRDEMLGLIRRVHTDFGISVLVTSHLLGELERTCDHVVVIDGGALLRSSSTSDFTQTTATLAVEVTDTDTHPDGTAVLRKALAAAGITLHARVEDGLPGAGHILLIEATGEETYDVVRDTVAGLGLGLVRMEQRRHHIAEVFRPEAAAQPMEVQAR from the coding sequence GTGATCGCGACCGAAAGCCTGAGCAAGCGGTTCCCCAGGGTGACCGCGCTTGACCGGCTCTCCTTGGACATCGGACCCGGTGTGACCGGACTGGTGGGCGCCAACGGAGCCGGCAAGTCCACGTTGATCAAGATCCTGCTGGGTCTGTCCCCCGCCACGGAAGGCCGGGCCGCGGTGCTCGGCCTCGACGTCGCCACGAGCGGCGCCGCCATCCGCGAACAGGTGGGGTACATGCCCGAGCACGACTGCCTGCCGCCCGACGTCTCGGCCACCGAGTTCGTCGTCCATATGGCGCGCATGTCCGGGCTGCCGCCGACGGCCGCCCGCGAGCGCACCGCGGACACCCTGCGCCATGTCGGCCTCTACGAGGAGCGGTACCGCCCCATCGGCGGCTACTCGACCGGCATGAAGCAGCGCGTCAAACTCGCGCAGGCCCTGGTCCACGACCCGAAGCTGGTCCTTCTGGACGAGCCGACCAACGGCCTCGACCCGGTGGGCCGCGACGAGATGCTGGGCCTGATCCGCCGCGTTCACACCGACTTCGGCATCTCGGTCCTGGTCACCTCGCACCTCCTCGGCGAGCTCGAGCGCACCTGTGACCATGTCGTCGTCATCGACGGCGGCGCCCTGCTGCGCTCCAGCTCCACCAGCGACTTCACCCAGACCACCGCGACCCTCGCGGTCGAGGTCACTGACACGGACACCCATCCCGACGGCACCGCCGTGCTCCGTAAGGCACTTGCCGCCGCCGGAATCACGCTCCACGCGCGCGTGGAGGACGGTCTGCCCGGCGCGGGCCACATCCTGCTCATCGAGGCGACGGGCGAGGAGACGTACGACGTCGTACGCGACACCGTCGCCGGCCTCGGCCTCGGACTCGTACGGATGGAACAGCGGCGCCACCACATCGCGGAGGTCTTCCGTCCGGAGGCAGCGGCACAGCCCATGGAGGTGCAGGCGCGATGA
- the efeB gene encoding iron uptake transporter deferrochelatase/peroxidase subunit yields MSAAVSDPASDSDISRRRLLGTVGAAGATALVLGAAGGAAAHAAASGDAPTALTTVGSTGIAFHGEHQAGITTPLQARGHLIAFDLAPGSGRKEAAALMRRWSTLAAELMAGQAGGDGDTGVALDAGPSSLTITFGFGRTFFDRTGLVAQRPPELDPLPAFSSDQLDAKRSNGDLWVQIGSDDALVAFHALRAVQKAAGEAARVRWQMNGFNRSPGATGKPMTARNLMGQVDGTRNPKPSEADFDRRIFVPSGTEYAWLAGGSYAVVRRIRMLLDDWEKLSLKKQELVIGRRKSDGAPLTGGTETTELALDRTGPDGKLVIPDNAHARISAPEQNGGAAMLRRPFSFHDGIGPDGTPDAGLLFICWQADPLRGFVPVQRKLDRGDALSPFIRHEASGLFAVPGGPKEGEYVGQRLLES; encoded by the coding sequence GTGAGTGCCGCAGTGAGCGACCCCGCGAGCGACAGCGACATCTCGAGGCGGCGACTGCTCGGCACCGTCGGCGCGGCGGGCGCGACCGCGCTGGTGCTGGGGGCTGCGGGCGGCGCCGCCGCGCACGCGGCTGCCTCCGGCGACGCCCCGACCGCGCTGACGACGGTCGGCTCGACCGGCATCGCATTCCACGGAGAGCACCAGGCGGGCATCACCACGCCCCTGCAGGCCCGCGGCCATCTGATCGCCTTCGACCTCGCGCCGGGATCGGGCCGTAAGGAAGCCGCCGCGCTGATGCGCCGGTGGTCCACACTCGCCGCCGAACTGATGGCGGGCCAGGCGGGCGGCGACGGCGACACGGGCGTCGCGCTGGACGCCGGGCCCTCGTCGCTCACGATCACCTTCGGCTTCGGCCGGACCTTCTTCGACCGTACGGGGCTGGTGGCGCAGCGCCCGCCGGAGCTGGACCCGCTGCCCGCCTTCTCCTCCGACCAGCTGGACGCCAAGCGCAGCAACGGCGATCTGTGGGTGCAGATCGGCTCGGACGACGCGCTGGTCGCCTTCCACGCGCTGCGCGCGGTCCAGAAGGCGGCGGGGGAAGCGGCCCGGGTGCGCTGGCAGATGAACGGGTTCAACCGTTCGCCGGGGGCCACGGGCAAGCCGATGACCGCCCGCAACCTGATGGGCCAGGTCGACGGCACGCGCAATCCCAAGCCGTCCGAGGCCGACTTCGACCGGCGGATCTTCGTGCCGTCCGGGACGGAGTACGCATGGCTGGCGGGCGGCTCATACGCCGTCGTACGCAGGATCCGGATGCTGCTCGACGACTGGGAGAAGCTCTCGCTGAAGAAGCAGGAGCTGGTCATCGGCCGGCGCAAGTCCGACGGCGCACCGCTGACCGGCGGCACCGAGACGACCGAGCTCGCGCTCGACAGGACAGGGCCTGACGGGAAGCTGGTGATCCCCGACAACGCCCATGCCCGGATCTCCGCGCCGGAGCAGAACGGCGGTGCCGCGATGCTGCGGCGGCCGTTCTCGTTCCACGACGGGATCGGCCCGGACGGGACGCCGGACGCGGGCCTGCTCTTCATCTGCTGGCAGGCCGATCCACTGCGCGGCTTCGTACCCGTACAGCGCAAGCTCGACCGCGGCGATGCGCTGTCGCCGTTCATCCGGCACGAGGCGAGCGGACTGTTCGCGGTGCCGGGCGGGCCCAAGGAGGGCGAGTACGTGGGGCAGCGGCTTCTGGAGTCGTGA
- the serS gene encoding serine--tRNA ligase gives MIDLRLLREDPDRVRASQRARGEDVALVDALRLADERRRSSGLRFDELRSEQKQLGKLIPKASPEERAELLKKAEQLKADVKAADAAQDEADEETKRLLLQLGNIVHEDVPVGGEEDFVVLETHGTIRDFGAEGFEPKDHLELGEALGAIDVERGAKVSGSRFYYLTGVGALLELALVNAAIAQATEAGFIPMLTPALVRPRAMEGTGFLGQAAENVYHLEKDDYYLVGTSEVPLAAYHMDEIIEADKLPLRYAGFSPCFRREAGTYGKDTRGIFRVHQFDKVEMFSYVAPEDAEAEHKRLLDWEKQWLTGLELPFQVIDVATGDLGASASRKYDCEAWIPTQGKYRELTSASNCDSFQARRLSVRMRDGKKVQPLATLNGTLCAVPRTIVAILENHQLADGSVRVPEVLRPYLGGRELLEPVAK, from the coding sequence GTGATTGACCTTCGCCTGCTCCGTGAGGACCCCGACCGTGTTCGCGCCTCCCAGCGCGCCCGTGGAGAGGACGTCGCCCTCGTCGACGCCCTGCGCTTGGCCGATGAGCGGCGCAGGTCGTCCGGCCTCCGCTTCGACGAGCTGCGCTCCGAGCAGAAGCAGCTCGGCAAGCTCATCCCCAAGGCCTCTCCCGAAGAGCGCGCCGAGCTGCTGAAGAAGGCCGAGCAGCTGAAGGCCGACGTCAAGGCGGCCGATGCCGCGCAGGACGAGGCCGACGAAGAGACCAAGCGGTTGCTGCTCCAGTTGGGGAACATCGTCCATGAGGACGTTCCGGTCGGCGGCGAGGAGGACTTCGTCGTCCTCGAGACGCACGGCACGATCCGCGACTTCGGTGCCGAGGGTTTCGAGCCCAAGGACCACCTGGAGCTCGGCGAGGCGCTCGGCGCCATCGACGTCGAGCGCGGCGCCAAGGTGTCCGGCTCGCGCTTCTACTACCTGACGGGCGTCGGCGCGCTGCTCGAGCTCGCGCTCGTCAACGCCGCGATCGCGCAGGCCACCGAGGCCGGCTTCATCCCGATGCTGACGCCTGCGCTGGTCCGCCCGCGCGCCATGGAGGGCACCGGCTTCCTCGGCCAGGCCGCTGAGAACGTCTACCACCTGGAGAAGGACGACTACTACCTGGTCGGCACCTCCGAGGTCCCGCTCGCCGCGTACCACATGGACGAAATCATCGAGGCCGACAAGCTGCCGCTGCGGTACGCCGGCTTCTCGCCGTGCTTCCGCCGCGAGGCCGGGACGTACGGCAAGGACACCCGCGGAATCTTCCGGGTGCACCAGTTCGACAAGGTCGAGATGTTCTCGTACGTCGCTCCCGAGGACGCGGAGGCCGAGCACAAGCGGCTCCTGGACTGGGAGAAGCAGTGGCTGACGGGCCTGGAGCTGCCGTTCCAGGTGATCGATGTGGCGACCGGGGACCTCGGCGCGTCGGCCTCGCGCAAGTACGACTGCGAAGCGTGGATCCCGACCCAGGGCAAGTACCGCGAGCTGACCTCCGCGTCGAACTGCGACAGCTTCCAGGCGCGCCGCCTGTCGGTCCGGATGCGCGACGGCAAGAAGGTGCAGCCACTGGCGACGCTGAACGGCACGCTCTGCGCCGTACCGCGCACGATCGTGGCGATCCTGGAGAACCACCAGTTGGCAGACGGTTCGGTGCGGGTGCCCGAGGTGCTCCGTCCGTACCTGGGCGGGCGTGAATTGCTGGAGCCGGTCGCCAAGTGA
- a CDS encoding ABC transporter permease — protein sequence MSIETTGIQKDTTRIHNIGYRNYEGPRLGRAYARRSLYSQSLRGAYGLGRSAKSKVLPMILLAVMCLPAAIIVAVAVATKLKDLPLDYTRYAIVTQAVIGLFLAAQAPQSVSRDLRFKTVPLYFSRPIERIDYVLAKYGAMASALFVLTAAPLVILYIGSLLAKMDFADQTKGFAQGIVSVALLSVLFGGLGLVMAALTPRRGFGVAAVIATLTITYGAVSTVQAIAWETGSPGVIKWLGLFSPVTLIDGVQTAFLGATSAFPGEAGPGAGAGVAYLLVVLALVLGSYAVLMRRYRKVGL from the coding sequence ATGAGCATCGAGACCACCGGGATCCAGAAGGACACCACCCGGATCCACAACATCGGATACCGGAACTACGAAGGCCCGCGGCTCGGCCGTGCGTACGCGCGCCGCTCCCTCTACTCGCAGTCGCTGCGCGGCGCGTACGGACTCGGCCGCTCGGCCAAGTCCAAGGTGCTGCCGATGATCCTCCTCGCGGTGATGTGCCTGCCCGCGGCGATCATCGTCGCGGTCGCCGTCGCCACCAAGCTCAAGGACCTCCCCCTCGACTACACCCGCTATGCGATCGTCACGCAGGCGGTCATCGGGCTCTTCCTGGCCGCGCAGGCACCCCAGTCCGTCTCGCGCGATCTGCGCTTCAAGACGGTGCCGCTGTACTTCTCGCGCCCGATCGAGCGCATCGATTACGTCCTGGCCAAGTACGGGGCAATGGCCTCAGCGCTGTTCGTACTCACCGCGGCGCCGCTGGTCATCCTCTACATCGGCTCGCTGCTCGCCAAGATGGACTTCGCGGACCAGACGAAGGGCTTCGCGCAGGGCATCGTCTCCGTGGCGCTCCTCTCCGTACTCTTCGGCGGCCTCGGTCTGGTGATGGCCGCGCTCACACCGCGCCGAGGCTTCGGCGTCGCCGCCGTGATCGCGACGCTGACCATCACGTACGGCGCCGTCTCCACCGTCCAGGCGATCGCCTGGGAGACCGGATCGCCCGGAGTGATCAAGTGGCTCGGCCTCTTCTCGCCGGTCACGCTCATCGACGGCGTACAGACCGCATTCCTCGGCGCGACCTCGGCCTTCCCGGGCGAGGCTGGACCCGGAGCCGGTGCGGGCGTGGCCTATCTGCTCGTCGTTCTTGCGCTCGTCCTCGGCTCGTACGCCGTACTGATGCGCCGCTACCGAAAGGTCGGGCTGTGA
- a CDS encoding ABC transporter ATP-binding protein — protein sequence MTTINIEHTSRWFGNVVAVNDVTMTIGPGVTGLLGPNGAGKSTLINMMGGFLAPSTGSVTLDGRTIWRNESVYRQIGVVPEREAMYDFLTGREFVVANAELHGLGTKEAQRALATVEMEYAQDRKIATYSKGMRQRVKMASALVHEPSVLLLDEPFNGMDPRQRMQLMDLLRRMGGEGRTVLFSSHILEEVEQLASHIEVIVAGRHAASGDFRKIRRLMTDRPHRYLVRSSDDRALAAALIADPSTAGIEVDLAEGALRIQAVDFGRFTELLPRVAREHSIRLLTVSPSDESLESVFSYLVAA from the coding sequence GTGACCACCATCAACATCGAGCACACCTCACGGTGGTTCGGAAATGTCGTGGCCGTCAACGACGTGACCATGACGATCGGCCCGGGCGTCACCGGTCTGCTGGGCCCCAACGGCGCCGGAAAGTCCACGCTCATCAACATGATGGGTGGTTTCCTCGCCCCCTCGACGGGAAGCGTCACGCTCGACGGTCGGACGATCTGGCGCAATGAGTCCGTCTACCGGCAGATCGGCGTCGTACCGGAGCGGGAAGCGATGTACGACTTCCTCACCGGCCGCGAATTCGTCGTCGCCAACGCCGAGTTGCACGGCCTGGGCACCAAGGAGGCCCAGCGCGCGCTGGCCACCGTCGAGATGGAGTACGCGCAGGACCGCAAGATCGCGACGTACAGCAAGGGCATGCGGCAGCGCGTGAAGATGGCATCGGCACTGGTGCACGAGCCGTCAGTGCTGCTGCTCGACGAGCCCTTCAACGGCATGGACCCGCGCCAGCGGATGCAGCTGATGGACCTGCTGCGCCGGATGGGCGGCGAAGGCCGTACGGTCCTCTTCTCCTCCCACATCCTGGAGGAGGTCGAGCAACTCGCCTCCCACATCGAGGTGATCGTGGCCGGCCGGCACGCCGCCTCCGGCGACTTCCGCAAGATCCGCCGACTGATGACGGACCGGCCGCACCGCTATCTCGTACGGTCCAGCGACGACCGGGCGCTCGCCGCGGCCCTGATCGCCGACCCGTCGACGGCCGGCATCGAGGTCGACCTGGCCGAGGGTGCGCTGCGCATCCAGGCCGTCGACTTCGGCCGGTTCACCGAACTGCTGCCGCGGGTCGCCCGCGAGCACTCCATCCGGCTGCTCACGGTCTCGCCCTCGGACGAGTCCCTCGAGTCGGTCTTCTCCTACCTCGTAGCGGCCTGA
- the pheA gene encoding prephenate dehydratase has product MSATRYTYLGPEGTFTEAALRTLPEAATRELVPMVSVPAALDAVRNGEAAAALVPIENSVEGGVTATLDELASGEPLMIYREVLLPIAFALLVRPDTKLSEVKTVTGHPVAQPQVRNWLRNNLPDVLWESAASNADGARLVQEGRYDAAFAGEFAAATYGLEPLVTEIHDAENAETRFVLVGRPARPAAPTGADKTSVVIWLGDDHPGALLELLQEFAVRGVNLMLIQSRPTGAGIGNYCFAVDAEGHIADRRVGEALMGLKRICPKVRFLGSYPRAGVAVGDVRELRAGTSDAEFTAASDWLARSQDGRA; this is encoded by the coding sequence ATGTCGGCCACGCGCTACACGTATCTCGGTCCCGAGGGCACCTTCACCGAAGCCGCCCTGCGCACGCTCCCCGAAGCCGCCACCCGGGAGCTCGTCCCCATGGTGTCCGTACCGGCTGCGCTCGATGCCGTACGCAACGGGGAAGCCGCTGCCGCCCTCGTACCGATCGAGAACTCCGTGGAGGGCGGCGTCACCGCGACCCTCGACGAGCTGGCCTCCGGCGAGCCGCTGATGATCTACCGCGAGGTGCTGCTGCCCATCGCCTTCGCGTTGCTGGTACGGCCGGACACTAAGCTGTCCGAGGTGAAGACGGTGACCGGGCACCCGGTCGCCCAGCCGCAGGTCCGGAACTGGCTGCGGAACAACCTGCCGGACGTCCTGTGGGAGTCGGCAGCCTCGAACGCGGACGGCGCGCGGCTGGTGCAGGAGGGGCGGTACGACGCGGCCTTCGCGGGCGAGTTCGCGGCGGCGACGTACGGGCTCGAGCCGCTGGTCACCGAGATCCATGACGCGGAGAACGCGGAGACCCGCTTCGTACTGGTGGGCCGGCCCGCCAGGCCCGCGGCACCGACCGGCGCGGACAAGACCTCGGTGGTCATCTGGCTGGGCGACGACCACCCGGGTGCGCTGCTCGAACTGCTGCAGGAGTTCGCTGTGCGCGGGGTCAACCTGATGCTGATCCAGTCGCGGCCGACGGGCGCGGGGATCGGGAACTACTGCTTCGCCGTGGACGCCGAGGGCCATATCGCGGACCGGCGGGTGGGCGAGGCGCTGATGGGGCTGAAGCGGATCTGTCCGAAGGTGCGGTTCCTCGGTTCGTATCCGCGGGCAGGTGTGGCTGTGGGGGACGTACGGGAGCTGCGCGCGGGGACGTCGGACGCGGAGTTCACGGCGGCGTCGGACTGGCTGGCGCGCTCCCAGGACGGCCGCGCCTGA
- a CDS encoding ABC transporter permease subunit, with product MYNPTVARLTYRAVLGRRRAAILFVLPGLLLLIAAAVRSFNGVDDQVAADVLGGFAIATMVPLIGVIAGTGSIGPEIDDGSIVYVLAKPVKRPTIIVTKLVVAIAITMAFSAVPTLIAGFILNGNGQQVAVAYTVAALVASIAYSALFLLLGTVSRHAVVIGLVYALVWETLFGSLVPGARTLSVQQWSLSLAEKIGGEGLIGSDVGLPLAVALLAGVTVVATWYAGQKLRVLKLAGEE from the coding sequence ATGTACAACCCCACAGTCGCCCGGCTCACCTATCGGGCCGTGCTCGGCAGGCGCCGGGCAGCGATCCTGTTCGTACTGCCCGGACTGCTGCTGCTCATTGCGGCGGCGGTACGGAGCTTCAACGGCGTGGACGACCAGGTCGCCGCGGATGTCCTGGGCGGGTTCGCCATCGCCACGATGGTGCCGCTGATCGGCGTGATCGCGGGAACCGGGTCGATCGGTCCCGAGATCGACGACGGGTCGATCGTCTATGTGCTGGCCAAGCCGGTGAAGCGGCCGACGATCATCGTCACGAAACTGGTCGTGGCCATCGCTATCACGATGGCCTTCTCGGCGGTGCCCACGCTGATCGCCGGTTTCATCCTGAACGGCAACGGCCAGCAGGTCGCGGTGGCGTACACCGTGGCGGCTCTGGTCGCGTCGATCGCGTACAGCGCGCTGTTCCTGCTGCTCGGTACGGTCAGCCGGCATGCGGTGGTGATCGGACTCGTCTATGCGCTGGTGTGGGAAACGCTGTTCGGCAGCCTGGTCCCCGGGGCGCGCACGCTGAGCGTCCAGCAGTGGTCGCTGTCGCTCGCCGAGAAGATCGGCGGGGAGGGCCTGATCGGCTCGGACGTGGGGCTGCCGCTAGCGGTGGCGCTGCTGGCGGGGGTCACGGTGGTCGCGACGTGGTACGCGGGGCAGAAGCTGAGGGTGCTGAAGCTCGCCGGGGAGGAGTGA
- a CDS encoding HAD family hydrolase, whose amino-acid sequence MTFPYRLVATDLDGTLLRGDETVSERTRDALAAATAAGAAHIIVTGRAVPWTRHILDDLGYDGLAVCGQGAQVYHAGEHRLLTSVTLDRQLAGLAISKIEAEVGPLALAASRDGLDGEVLVGAGYRVQESPLPVVAFEDPSELWSAPINKVYIQHPGLDDDALAKAARATVGSLVDVVMAGPGVVEILPLGLSKATGLSLAARRLGLRAADTIAFGDMPNDIPMFGWAAHGVAMANAHEELKAVAHEITASNEDDGIAVVLEQLLQG is encoded by the coding sequence GTGACGTTCCCCTACCGGCTCGTCGCGACCGATCTCGACGGCACGCTGCTGCGTGGCGACGAAACGGTCTCGGAGCGCACGCGCGACGCCCTCGCCGCGGCCACCGCTGCGGGCGCCGCGCACATCATCGTCACCGGGCGGGCCGTTCCGTGGACCCGGCACATCCTGGACGACCTGGGGTACGACGGCCTCGCGGTCTGCGGCCAGGGCGCGCAGGTCTACCACGCGGGCGAGCACCGGCTGCTGACATCCGTGACGCTGGACCGGCAGCTGGCCGGTCTTGCGATCTCCAAGATCGAGGCGGAGGTCGGCCCGCTGGCGCTGGCGGCGAGTCGGGACGGCCTCGACGGCGAGGTGCTGGTCGGCGCCGGCTACCGGGTCCAGGAGAGCCCGCTGCCGGTTGTGGCGTTCGAGGACCCGTCCGAGCTGTGGTCCGCGCCGATCAACAAGGTCTACATCCAGCATCCAGGGCTCGACGACGACGCGCTGGCGAAGGCGGCCAGGGCAACGGTCGGCAGCCTGGTGGACGTGGTGATGGCGGGCCCGGGCGTGGTGGAGATCCTGCCGCTGGGGCTGAGCAAGGCGACGGGGCTGTCGCTGGCGGCGCGGCGGCTTGGGCTGCGTGCGGCGGACACGATCGCGTTCGGTGACATGCCGAACGACATCCCGATGTTCGGGTGGGCGGCGCACGGGGTGGCGATGGCCAATGCGCACGAGGAGCTGAAGGCCGTGGCGCACGAGATCACGGCGTCGAACGAGGACGATGGCATCGCGGTGGTGCTGGAGCAGCTGCTTCAGGGCTGA